The following proteins come from a genomic window of Thermoproteus sp.:
- a CDS encoding thiolase family protein has protein sequence MQDVWINGTSMMQTGRHYGLNADEMAARVLEEALKDAGYPEIEALFVASATAEQADKQQLLGTYIASRLGLDKIATYRIENADGSGGAALMTAAMAIRSGMYNCVAVVGVDKPNDVLSNQQQDIYSTATDTVYERYFGVTPVAQAAIMAKIYLNKYEYKYEDLAQWPILMHKYGYSNTYAYMRKQAKLEDVLDSELVSDPLRLYDVGPMADGAAAAVLCNKKGLVKILGMWTATSAVPFNGRQDYDVLYSAKEAAERAYRMAGVTPRDVATAEVHDSYSILGVLATEALGLAPRGQLLASLRAGANINVNLSGGLKSRGNVMGATGVYQTVEVVWQLLGRSPFKRVDGSIGVVHSMGGVDKSSTVVVLGL, from the coding sequence ATGCAAGACGTATGGATAAACGGCACGTCCATGATGCAAACAGGCCGCCACTACGGCCTTAACGCCGACGAGATGGCGGCTCGGGTGCTAGAAGAAGCGCTAAAAGACGCCGGGTATCCAGAAATAGAGGCTTTATTTGTGGCGTCCGCCACGGCGGAGCAGGCGGATAAACAACAACTATTGGGGACCTATATAGCCTCTAGGCTCGGCCTCGACAAGATAGCTACATATAGGATAGAGAACGCCGACGGTTCCGGCGGGGCCGCCCTCATGACTGCCGCCATGGCCATAAGGTCTGGTATGTACAACTGCGTCGCCGTCGTGGGCGTCGATAAGCCCAACGACGTGTTGTCTAACCAACAGCAAGACATATACTCCACGGCGACCGATACAGTTTACGAGAGGTACTTCGGCGTGACTCCAGTGGCCCAAGCCGCAATAATGGCCAAGATATATCTAAACAAATATGAATATAAATATGAAGATCTAGCCCAATGGCCCATATTGATGCATAAATATGGCTATTCAAATACTTATGCATATATGAGGAAACAAGCCAAGCTCGAAGACGTCCTGGACAGCGAACTCGTCAGCGACCCCCTAAGGCTTTATGACGTGGGTCCCATGGCCGACGGCGCGGCGGCCGCCGTGTTGTGCAACAAAAAGGGCTTGGTGAAGATCTTAGGTATGTGGACTGCCACAAGCGCTGTGCCCTTCAACGGCCGACAGGACTACGACGTGTTGTATTCAGCCAAAGAGGCAGCTGAGAGGGCCTATAGGATGGCCGGCGTGACTCCGCGCGACGTCGCGACGGCGGAGGTCCACGACTCCTATTCCATATTGGGCGTGTTGGCGACAGAGGCGCTGGGCCTAGCTCCTAGAGGCCAGCTGTTGGCGTCCCTAAGGGCTGGCGCCAACATAAACGTAAACCTCAGCGGCGGGCTTAAGAGCAGAGGCAACGTAATGGGCGCCACCGGCGTGTATCAGACCGTCGAAGTCGTCTGGCAACTACTGGGCAGATCTCCCTTCAAGAGGGTAGACGGCTCTATAGGCGTAGTGCACTCCATGGGCGGCGTCGACAAATCTTCGACTGTTGTCGTGTTGGGGTTATAA
- a CDS encoding metal-dependent hydrolase — protein sequence MQIKWFGHSFFLIEVGSLKVLIDPWVTNPMSPTTVDEVTRLGPKYILVTHDHLDHLGESVDLAKKSGAPIVGTFELSLEVAEKGVPEAQTIGMNIGGTTKLGDGVEVYMTPALHTANRGAPTGFVISTPEGNIYHAGDTGVFGDMELIGKMFDIDVALLPIGGFYTMGPREATWAVQLLRPKAVVPMHYNTFPVIKQDPEDFKSRVEAISNVKVYVMKPGETLRTP from the coding sequence ATGCAGATAAAGTGGTTCGGCCATTCCTTCTTCCTAATAGAGGTCGGGTCCCTAAAGGTGCTAATAGACCCGTGGGTCACCAACCCCATGTCACCCACTACAGTTGACGAAGTGACGAGGCTGGGACCTAAATACATACTGGTCACCCACGACCATCTGGACCATTTGGGGGAGTCCGTAGATCTGGCTAAAAAGTCCGGCGCGCCCATAGTGGGGACCTTCGAGCTCTCTCTGGAGGTCGCCGAGAAGGGAGTCCCCGAGGCGCAGACAATAGGCATGAATATAGGCGGGACCACCAAGTTGGGCGACGGCGTGGAGGTCTACATGACTCCAGCACTACATACGGCCAATAGGGGCGCCCCCACCGGCTTCGTGATATCCACGCCGGAGGGGAATATATATCACGCGGGAGATACAGGGGTATTCGGGGACATGGAGCTGATAGGCAAAATGTTCGATATAGACGTGGCCCTACTCCCCATAGGCGGCTTCTACACTATGGGGCCCCGCGAGGCTACTTGGGCGGTCCAACTCCTTAGGCCCAAGGCGGTGGTGCCCATGCACTACAATACGTTCCCAGTAATCAAACAGGACCCCGAGGACTTTAAATCGCGCGTAGAGGCCATATCTAACGTCAAGGTCTACGTAATGAAGCCCGGAGAGACGTTAAGGACGCCGTAG
- a CDS encoding DUF120 domain-containing protein: MDGQRPIVLGYLVLLASVEGMTPSEAARVLGISRQGLHKALRRLKELGYVEEGPYLKISEGGREVLRRALRDLMRYFGMSSIRLEGYVARGLGEGAFYVSLEGYKKQIEEKLGFTPYPGTLNVVLTPDSLIYRRYLEALPGIVLKGFSDGLRTYGSVKAFRCKVRGVDCALLVIERTHHGPEVVELIAPVRLRDVLKLNDGDPIDVEVQLL; this comes from the coding sequence ATGGACGGGCAGAGGCCTATAGTCCTTGGCTATTTAGTCCTTCTGGCCTCTGTGGAAGGGATGACGCCGTCGGAGGCGGCTAGGGTTTTGGGCATATCGAGACAGGGCCTCCACAAGGCGTTGAGGAGACTTAAAGAGCTGGGCTACGTGGAGGAGGGGCCCTACCTAAAGATCAGCGAGGGCGGCCGTGAGGTCTTGAGGCGGGCCTTGAGGGACTTAATGAGGTATTTCGGCATGTCGTCCATACGCCTAGAGGGCTACGTGGCCAGAGGGCTGGGCGAGGGGGCCTTTTACGTCTCCCTTGAGGGCTACAAGAAACAAATAGAGGAGAAGCTGGGCTTCACGCCGTATCCCGGCACCCTCAACGTGGTCTTGACGCCGGACAGTCTCATATATAGGAGGTACCTAGAGGCCCTCCCCGGCATCGTCCTAAAGGGCTTTTCGGACGGCTTGAGGACCTATGGGAGCGTAAAGGCCTTTAGGTGTAAGGTGAGGGGAGTCGACTGCGCCCTTTTGGTGATCGAGCGGACCCACCATGGGCCCGAAGTCGTTGAGTTGATTGCTCCGGTGAGACTTAGAGACGTATTGAAGCTAAATGACGGCGACCCCATAGACGTAGAGGTACAACTATTATAA
- a CDS encoding Holliday junction resolvase, with protein MTSPKVKGATKERNLANLLWEKGCAVLRGCSSGGGARKRFVPDLVAICAGRVLVMELKYRAKRATIRVEREKIEGLLDFAVRSGGRAYVLAKFGRGPWKVFEVVEPSDFSINGELYDRAPELDHLLASIFNKQLI; from the coding sequence ATGACAAGCCCTAAGGTCAAAGGCGCCACTAAAGAGAGAAACTTAGCGAATTTGTTGTGGGAGAAGGGATGTGCAGTGCTGAGGGGTTGTTCTTCAGGCGGCGGCGCGAGGAAGCGTTTTGTCCCCGACCTGGTGGCCATATGCGCCGGGAGGGTGTTAGTTATGGAGCTGAAATATAGGGCCAAGAGGGCCACCATTAGGGTGGAGAGGGAAAAAATAGAGGGGCTTCTGGACTTCGCCGTGAGGTCGGGCGGGAGGGCGTATGTCTTGGCCAAATTTGGAAGGGGGCCTTGGAAGGTATTTGAAGTCGTCGAGCCGAGCGATTTCTCCATAAACGGCGAGCTTTACGACAGGGCACCTGAACTCGACCACCTGCTAGCCTCCATCTTCAACAAACAATTAATATAG
- a CDS encoding FaeA/PapI family transcriptional regulator, protein MPRRQTDKVLQRKDQILDLLKKHGELTTSAIMRLTGMSHSQIFYVLKMLEKEGAIREVRRGKIAYWRLNVEQESGLKEQ, encoded by the coding sequence ATGCCTCGCCGCCAGACAGACAAAGTGCTACAGAGGAAAGACCAGATATTAGACCTCTTGAAGAAACACGGAGAGCTCACCACAAGCGCCATAATGAGGCTCACCGGCATGAGCCACAGCCAGATCTTCTACGTCTTGAAGATGTTAGAGAAGGAGGGGGCCATAAGGGAGGTGAGGCGCGGAAAAATAGCCTACTGGCGTCTAAATGTTGAGCAAGAAAGCGGACTTAAAGAACAGTGA
- a CDS encoding digeranylgeranylglycerophospholipid reductase: MSESYDVVVVGAGTAGAYTAYNLAKRGFKVALMDSKSGEKVGVKTCGDALGKHHVDRMSRFLTPNPKIFVNDIKGVELFSPDMKTKYIIAGEGYMLDRFNWGKWLVKEAVNAGATFYEGHTAVAPILEGGYVVGVKATDNRQGVHKEFRAKVVVDASGSVGVIRTKLPDTWPISERLHPEDVSHAYREVFYIEDSIENPNYIKIYLDQTISPGGYWWAFPYSSSFVNVGLGIWGVLKINPNANYKKYLEPRYKIKEKVHMGGGFIPTRRPLKSLVGNGILAVGDAAAAVNPLHGGGIGQALLTGELAAKTIERAFSAGRFDVNTLWSYNVDYMNEWGHRQAQLDVIRLMLQTLDNDDLNFGLSRKLLTEEDVLDISSHGVTLSVVDKMRIALQFATRPGLLMKLYNAMQYAKRIGDLYLDYPKSPEGLERWHEKVLEVYSEYRRKIGLGPMPT; encoded by the coding sequence ATGTCAGAATCGTACGACGTGGTGGTAGTAGGCGCCGGCACGGCCGGCGCGTATACCGCCTACAACCTCGCCAAAAGGGGCTTCAAAGTGGCCCTCATGGACTCAAAGAGCGGCGAGAAGGTGGGCGTTAAGACGTGCGGCGACGCCTTGGGCAAACACCACGTCGACAGGATGTCCCGATTCCTCACTCCGAACCCCAAGATATTTGTCAACGACATAAAGGGGGTGGAGCTCTTCAGCCCCGACATGAAGACAAAATACATAATAGCGGGCGAGGGGTATATGTTGGACCGTTTCAATTGGGGCAAATGGCTCGTTAAGGAGGCCGTAAACGCCGGCGCTACCTTCTACGAGGGCCATACCGCAGTCGCTCCCATATTGGAGGGGGGCTATGTGGTCGGCGTGAAGGCCACCGACAACAGACAGGGCGTCCATAAGGAGTTTAGAGCTAAGGTGGTGGTCGATGCGTCAGGCTCCGTCGGCGTGATCAGGACGAAGCTCCCCGACACGTGGCCCATATCAGAGAGACTCCACCCCGAGGACGTATCTCATGCATATAGGGAGGTCTTCTACATAGAGGACTCCATAGAAAATCCCAACTACATAAAGATATATTTAGATCAGACTATATCTCCAGGGGGATATTGGTGGGCCTTCCCATATTCTTCAAGTTTCGTCAACGTGGGTTTAGGGATATGGGGAGTGCTCAAGATAAACCCCAACGCCAACTACAAGAAGTACCTAGAGCCCCGCTATAAGATAAAGGAAAAGGTCCATATGGGCGGCGGCTTCATACCCACGAGGAGGCCCCTAAAGTCGCTAGTAGGCAACGGCATATTGGCGGTGGGCGACGCCGCGGCGGCGGTCAATCCGCTACACGGCGGCGGCATAGGCCAGGCCCTGCTGACCGGCGAGCTGGCCGCCAAGACCATCGAGAGGGCCTTCTCGGCTGGCAGATTCGACGTCAATACGCTTTGGTCATACAACGTGGACTATATGAATGAGTGGGGCCATAGGCAGGCCCAGTTAGACGTAATAAGGCTCATGCTCCAGACTCTAGATAACGACGACCTCAACTTCGGCCTCTCTAGGAAATTATTGACGGAAGAGGACGTCCTCGACATATCGTCCCACGGCGTCACTCTGTCGGTGGTGGACAAGATGAGGATAGCGCTACAGTTCGCCACTAGGCCCGGCCTCCTCATGAAGCTCTATAACGCCATGCAGTACGCCAAGAGGATCGGCGATTTATACCTAGACTATCCCAAGTCACCTGAGGGGCTGGAGAGGTGGCACGAAAAGGTGTTGGAGGTATATAGCGAATATAGGCGTAAAATAGGCCTCGGCCCGATGCCGACGTGA
- a CDS encoding pyridoxal-phosphate dependent enzyme, with the protein MPRCLPHIAELIRSGFYRADGDSAWCFSQIFLREVKPGEELSLEELYPKPDPYRAYESPLDLLLRGLPTPILKVGEKPKEAWAKLEWYNPFSRSIKDRTTYALVRSVAGDKLVEVSSGNVAIALSALGVLLGKKVKVYLPSAAKYVEPLLDVLGVEHEVLDVTMTIEALEHIRSDVAKGAVHTNQFENDANFLVHIRTAAEFDWQLSSIGRRPDYIIAGMGTSGHSAALGFYFGVKYGARLIGVQPKDWIPGLRRVETGMKWIKYVPAEVAEVSFAEALEGVKALARRYGVLAGLSSGAVYYEYLRRRAEGIYAMVFPDDLYKYIDIIGRT; encoded by the coding sequence GTGCCACGATGCCTTCCCCATATCGCGGAGCTCATAAGGAGCGGGTTCTATAGGGCCGACGGGGACTCGGCTTGGTGCTTCTCTCAGATATTCCTCAGAGAAGTCAAACCCGGCGAGGAATTGAGCCTAGAGGAGTTGTACCCGAAGCCGGACCCATATAGGGCCTACGAGAGCCCGTTGGATTTGTTGTTGAGGGGCCTGCCGACGCCAATCTTAAAAGTGGGAGAGAAGCCGAAGGAGGCTTGGGCCAAATTGGAGTGGTACAACCCCTTTAGTAGGAGCATAAAGGACAGGACGACGTACGCCCTAGTGAGGTCTGTAGCTGGCGATAAGTTGGTCGAAGTCTCAAGCGGCAATGTGGCCATAGCGTTGAGCGCTCTGGGCGTCTTGTTGGGGAAGAAAGTCAAGGTCTATCTGCCCTCGGCGGCCAAATATGTGGAGCCCCTTCTGGACGTATTGGGAGTAGAGCACGAAGTGCTCGACGTGACTATGACCATAGAGGCGTTGGAGCACATAAGGAGCGACGTGGCCAAAGGCGCGGTCCACACGAACCAGTTCGAAAACGACGCGAATTTCCTAGTCCATATAAGGACCGCCGCGGAGTTTGACTGGCAACTCTCGTCTATCGGGCGGAGGCCCGACTACATAATCGCGGGGATGGGCACATCCGGCCACTCAGCAGCCCTTGGCTTTTATTTCGGCGTGAAGTACGGCGCTCGGCTGATAGGGGTCCAGCCTAAGGACTGGATACCGGGCTTGAGGCGGGTGGAGACCGGCATGAAGTGGATAAAATACGTCCCGGCCGAAGTGGCCGAGGTCTCCTTCGCCGAGGCGCTAGAGGGCGTGAAGGCCCTGGCTAGGCGCTACGGGGTGCTGGCCGGCTTGAGCTCGGGCGCAGTGTATTATGAATATCTCAGACGGAGGGCCGAGGGCATATACGCCATGGTGTTTCCAGACGATTTGTATAAGTATATCGACATCATAGGTCGTACCTAA
- a CDS encoding TATA-box-binding protein, producing the protein MEPSKRHGPTHKIENIVATVNLGVELDLEQLAERLPVAEYNPDQFPGLILRLTKPRISALIFRTGKMVCTGAKNENDLKNAVHALVRLLNDHGANVPLNPEVQVQNIVASGSLNAEVDLEQAALLLENAMYEPEQFPGLIYRMMNPRVVMLIFGSGKIVCTGAKSEKDVAVAVQQLYDKLKEIGVLYIEEAGGGEEEGEEEIGEELEEE; encoded by the coding sequence ATGGAACCTTCTAAACGCCACGGCCCTACCCACAAGATAGAGAACATCGTGGCCACTGTGAATCTAGGCGTAGAGCTTGATTTGGAGCAACTAGCCGAGAGGTTGCCCGTGGCCGAATATAACCCAGATCAATTCCCTGGCCTTATTTTACGTCTGACTAAGCCCCGCATCTCCGCCTTGATATTTAGGACGGGGAAGATGGTCTGTACCGGCGCCAAGAACGAAAATGACTTGAAAAACGCAGTCCATGCGTTGGTCCGACTGCTTAACGACCACGGAGCGAACGTGCCGCTCAACCCGGAGGTGCAGGTCCAGAACATAGTGGCCTCCGGTAGCCTCAACGCAGAGGTCGATTTAGAGCAGGCGGCGCTACTGCTGGAAAACGCCATGTACGAGCCAGAGCAGTTCCCCGGCCTCATATACAGGATGATGAACCCCAGAGTTGTAATGCTCATATTCGGTAGCGGCAAGATAGTCTGTACCGGCGCCAAGTCCGAAAAGGACGTAGCTGTGGCGGTCCAACAGCTCTACGACAAGTTGAAGGAAATAGGGGTCCTGTATATAGAAGAGGCAGGAGGCGGTGAGGAGGAAGGAGAAGAGGAAATTGGGGAGGAGCTTGAAGAGGAGTGA
- a CDS encoding class II aldolase/adducin family protein, whose translation MIEEEIVEYYRLLYLRGQTTLLSGNISARVGEYIVITPTSIPKPLLRPSDLVYIDLEGRVVKGERAPSSEWRMHVAIYRKRPDVSAVVHTHAVVPTVLAEAIEADLLLESESYLGGGIAVVDRLKPGTWELAHAVAEALAKANVAVMKGHGVVAVGSSLAEAVNRAEVVNDLAWATLVRIWTGRGL comes from the coding sequence GTGATAGAGGAGGAGATAGTAGAGTACTACAGGCTCCTCTACCTTAGAGGTCAGACCACCCTCCTTAGCGGAAATATAAGCGCTAGGGTCGGCGAATATATAGTCATTACGCCTACCTCCATACCGAAGCCCTTGTTGAGGCCTTCCGATCTGGTTTACATCGATCTGGAGGGGCGTGTGGTGAAGGGGGAGAGGGCGCCCTCCTCCGAGTGGCGTATGCACGTGGCCATATATAGGAAGAGGCCCGACGTGTCAGCGGTGGTCCACACCCACGCGGTGGTCCCCACAGTGCTGGCCGAGGCCATAGAGGCCGACCTCCTGCTGGAGAGCGAGTCATATCTGGGGGGCGGCATAGCGGTGGTGGATCGATTGAAGCCGGGCACTTGGGAGCTGGCCCACGCGGTCGCCGAGGCTCTAGCCAAGGCCAACGTGGCGGTGATGAAGGGCCACGGGGTGGTGGCCGTCGGCTCCAGTCTCGCGGAGGCTGTAAATAGGGCCGAGGTGGTAAACGACTTGGCTTGGGCCACGTTGGTTAGGATATGGACGGGCAGAGGCCTATAG
- a CDS encoding hydroxymethylglutaryl-CoA synthase: MRTGIVSWGAYIPKYRIRTEDIAATWGDDPQRIIDMYLVYEKSVEGYDEDAVTIATEAARRALRRGGIDPKRIGAVYSGTESKPYAVKPISSILIDALGLPNNVFAVDMEFACKAASDGIVAIAGLVDSGRIEYGLAVGTDTSQGEPGEHLDYSASSGGVAYIIGRDGVAAEFEAIYTYNSDTPDFWRREGSPYPMHGEGFTGEPAYFRHVVGAAKGVMEKYGYKVSDFAYAVFHQPNGRFPMRAASILGFPADKVKPGVVVTHIGNTYNASALMGLARVLEQAKPGDKILLVTFGSGAGSNAFVLNVTDVVVERQKADVPKVDDMIADKIYVDYATYLKNRKMIKLFE; the protein is encoded by the coding sequence ATGAGGACCGGCATAGTCTCTTGGGGGGCATATATACCCAAATATAGGATAAGGACCGAGGACATAGCGGCCACGTGGGGCGACGATCCACAGAGGATAATCGACATGTATCTGGTATATGAGAAGAGCGTTGAGGGGTACGACGAAGACGCAGTGACTATAGCCACAGAGGCCGCCAGGAGGGCCCTCAGGAGGGGCGGGATAGACCCCAAGAGGATAGGGGCCGTCTATTCGGGCACAGAGTCGAAGCCCTACGCGGTGAAGCCCATATCGTCTATACTGATAGACGCCCTCGGCCTGCCCAACAACGTCTTTGCGGTAGATATGGAGTTCGCCTGTAAGGCCGCCTCCGACGGCATAGTGGCCATAGCGGGCCTTGTGGACTCCGGCAGGATAGAATACGGGCTCGCCGTAGGTACCGACACGTCGCAGGGAGAGCCCGGCGAGCATTTAGACTATTCGGCGAGTAGCGGAGGCGTGGCGTATATAATCGGCAGAGATGGAGTTGCGGCCGAATTCGAGGCGATATATACTTACAATTCCGACACGCCTGACTTCTGGCGCAGAGAAGGCTCTCCCTACCCCATGCATGGAGAGGGCTTTACAGGCGAGCCGGCCTATTTTAGGCACGTGGTAGGCGCGGCTAAGGGTGTCATGGAGAAATACGGCTATAAGGTGTCCGACTTCGCCTATGCTGTATTCCACCAGCCCAACGGGAGGTTCCCCATGAGAGCCGCCTCGATTTTGGGGTTCCCCGCCGATAAGGTGAAGCCAGGCGTAGTGGTGACTCATATAGGGAATACCTATAACGCGTCGGCGTTGATGGGCCTCGCGAGGGTCTTAGAGCAGGCGAAGCCCGGCGATAAGATATTACTCGTGACTTTCGGCTCTGGCGCGGGTTCCAACGCCTTTGTGCTCAACGTTACAGACGTCGTGGTTGAAAGGCAGAAGGCCGACGTGCCCAAAGTGGACGACATGATAGCAGACAAGATATATGTGGACTACGCCACCTACCTGAAGAATAGAAAGATGATAAAACTCTTCGAATAG
- a CDS encoding Zn-ribbon domain-containing OB-fold protein: MEHESVPLYWRNIPSYYRLAARRCKKCGEVYYPPVVKCPKCGSTELEEYQLPHEGELVEFTVLRSVPTDFLKQKPLIIGLVKLGPVKVLGQIVDAVPEKLKAGQKVEVVFRRVVVDGKYGLVMYGYKFRPRP, translated from the coding sequence ATGGAACACGAGTCGGTGCCTCTGTATTGGCGCAACATACCTAGCTACTACAGGCTCGCCGCAAGGCGCTGTAAAAAATGCGGCGAGGTGTACTACCCGCCGGTGGTCAAATGCCCCAAGTGTGGCTCCACGGAGCTCGAAGAATACCAACTGCCCCACGAGGGGGAGCTAGTCGAATTCACCGTATTGAGGTCGGTCCCCACTGACTTCTTAAAGCAAAAGCCCCTAATAATCGGGCTCGTCAAGCTGGGCCCCGTCAAGGTATTGGGACAAATTGTGGACGCGGTGCCCGAGAAGCTCAAGGCGGGTCAGAAGGTCGAGGTGGTCTTCAGGCGCGTCGTGGTGGACGGGAAATATGGGCTGGTGATGTACGGCTACAAGTTCAGGCCTAGGCCATGA
- a CDS encoding ATP-binding protein yields the protein MSVEIGLVVSGATISSIPIQIYRQAERYAQEEQMVAVRDAGDPDVVILGFLRRITKLEPIVRDRVRTPYVDRPDMLDYGVLLPYTAAVVKPYVELDPSGSLKEVEHIPTPGSRVFLMRGGPPVRVPPERAAVVGVHKYSGWEVPLDLAYITHHVGVFGATGMGKSRLIRALLGELSKRDVRIVVFDHTGVDYAPYYDNVIKSSEIKIPPNVLASVIAKLAELPWQSYGEYIEIATMTFEGQWSKDAYLAHVRRTMKRLNARDTTTERVELFIKQLVEPDFFTSLNKRTKSPADILNAKPYPVVVDLSYDTDLAVKQAIVASVIEEAWAEVRKAREPRPTVFVVDEAQNYAPTGWAISKDPIETTAREGRKWGLSVVLASQRIAGDIDPSIRANLGTVFFSRLTAPTDLKEISAYLDLADVNEGVLTQLQPREFFVAGLMNPLRKPILLKIREV from the coding sequence ATGTCTGTAGAGATAGGCCTTGTCGTTAGTGGCGCCACTATTTCGTCGATACCGATCCAAATATATAGACAGGCCGAGCGGTACGCGCAGGAGGAACAAATGGTCGCGGTGAGGGACGCCGGGGATCCCGATGTGGTGATCCTCGGATTTCTCAGAAGGATAACGAAGCTAGAGCCCATAGTGCGCGATAGGGTGAGGACGCCCTATGTGGACAGGCCGGACATGTTGGACTACGGCGTGTTGTTGCCCTATACCGCCGCCGTGGTGAAGCCCTATGTCGAGCTGGACCCCTCCGGGTCTCTAAAGGAGGTGGAACACATACCTACTCCAGGCTCGCGGGTCTTCTTGATGAGGGGTGGGCCTCCTGTCAGGGTGCCCCCCGAGAGGGCGGCGGTCGTGGGGGTCCATAAGTACTCGGGGTGGGAAGTCCCGTTGGATCTGGCCTATATAACCCACCACGTGGGGGTCTTCGGCGCGACCGGCATGGGCAAGTCCAGACTGATCAGAGCGCTCTTGGGGGAGCTCTCCAAGAGGGACGTGAGGATCGTGGTGTTCGACCACACAGGGGTGGACTACGCGCCCTATTACGACAACGTGATAAAGTCGTCGGAGATAAAAATCCCGCCTAATGTCTTGGCGTCTGTGATAGCGAAGTTGGCGGAGCTCCCCTGGCAGAGCTACGGCGAATATATAGAAATAGCAACCATGACGTTCGAAGGGCAGTGGAGCAAAGACGCCTATTTGGCCCACGTGAGGAGGACCATGAAACGCCTAAACGCCCGCGACACTACCACCGAGAGGGTAGAACTCTTCATAAAACAGTTGGTCGAGCCAGACTTCTTCACGTCGCTCAACAAGAGGACCAAATCCCCGGCAGATATCCTGAACGCCAAGCCGTACCCTGTGGTCGTCGACTTGAGCTACGACACAGATCTGGCCGTCAAGCAGGCCATAGTCGCCTCGGTGATAGAGGAGGCGTGGGCCGAGGTGAGAAAGGCGAGGGAGCCGAGGCCGACCGTCTTCGTAGTCGACGAGGCGCAGAACTACGCGCCGACTGGCTGGGCCATCTCTAAAGACCCCATAGAGACCACCGCCAGAGAGGGGCGCAAGTGGGGCCTTTCTGTGGTCTTGGCGAGCCAGCGCATAGCAGGCGATATAGATCCCTCGATAAGGGCCAATTTGGGCACCGTCTTCTTCAGTAGGCTTACCGCGCCCACCGATCTGAAGGAGATATCGGCCTATTTGGACCTCGCGGATGTAAACGAAGGAGTTCTGACTCAACTTCAGCCTAGAGAGTTCTTCGTAGCGGGCCTAATGAACCCCTTGAGGAAGCCGATACTTCTAAAAATAAGAGAGGTTTAG
- a CDS encoding 30S ribosomal protein S25e yields the protein MGGKKRPTLSQLAKKAEKAQQQQQQAQAKGKKKEEGAAKKAGAQSAFDKLVEALSKEIQSVQAITAYDVASKYGVKMTMAIKALRSLKEKGDLVLVSKGHRTEIYVPARRAAS from the coding sequence ATGGGCGGCAAGAAGAGGCCAACTTTAAGCCAGCTGGCCAAAAAAGCCGAGAAGGCGCAACAACAGCAACAACAAGCTCAAGCTAAGGGCAAGAAGAAAGAGGAGGGCGCGGCTAAAAAGGCCGGCGCGCAGTCGGCCTTCGACAAGTTGGTCGAGGCGCTCTCTAAAGAGATACAATCGGTCCAAGCCATCACGGCTTACGACGTGGCGAGCAAATACGGGGTCAAGATGACCATGGCCATAAAGGCGTTGCGCTCCCTAAAGGAGAAGGGAGACCTAGTGTTGGTCTCCAAGGGCCATCGGACCGAGATCTACGTCCCAGCGCGGCGGGCGGCCAGCTAG